Proteins from a genomic interval of Fusarium oxysporum Fo47 chromosome I, complete sequence:
- a CDS encoding major facilitator superfamily domain-containing protein yields MVHRHHHHESTIPGEIPVPHGPPDSDSEHISDEPIAYATADERRIFSHVTRPDDSYTEDGVYWADLPLAQRYRFVSKVDNDAAKEEAKTAWSMFKEDPLSPFSWYFRHAVIPGAGLGLEGYVLFSIGNLEPLFKAVWPDCWGKEPTTCSHNWIASVTYLEIIGIMVGQAVVGVMGDWVGRRWGLIQDAAIMFVGLLMLTASWGLTLQGWVICYAWSLFFYGFGVGGEYPITATSSLEGVSSGGRISTREDRLHRGRRVTTAFLMQGWGQFVNQVILIVLLAIFNNGKSSPPYSKSAAQYTFRLSFAFPAIGTLWLLYYRTYRMRSAGKQLAEAKKRSNVTGYDVNALRHCFTNFGGRLFATAGTWFCNDVFFYGNKLFQGQFIKVISPDSKSIFTTWTWNLVNITVSLAGYYLASLLIDNKMYGRKMMQQVGFFMCFLMFIIPAFKFDYYTSPAGIHSFQAMYFISSFFNQFGPNSVTFLVAGEVFPTPIRATAHGFSACIGKSGALLASVLYNYIDDQTKFYVVPWFGLAGMLLTWIFLPDTTGLDLKEQERRWYYIRDGKESEYHGVAVNPTHLSLWERFRGLGKSYDPEADWRAKVQDMRTEWELVQASRGPKETEGAMPNDGEFSPEIHEFFKRSSPKHIGRRDESLMVDPINEKTAVPSDDSNSK; encoded by the exons ATGGTTCATaggcaccatcatcatgagTCTACAATCCCAGGCGAGATCCCTGTCCCGCACGGTCCTCCAGACAGCGATTCTGAGCACATCTCAGATGAGCCTATCGCCTATGCTACTGCTGATGAGCGTCGCATCTTCAGCCATGTAACCCGCCCAGACGACTCCTACACTGAGGACGGTGTCTACTGGGCTGATCTGCCACTGGCTCAGCGTTATCGGTTCGTTTCAAAGGTAGACAACGATgctgccaaggaggaggCCAAGACTGCTTGGTCTATGTTTAAGGAGGATCCTCTATCACCTTTCTCGTGGTATTTCCGCCATGCTGTCATTCCTGGCGCCGGTCTTGGTCTGGAAGGTTATGTCCTTTTCTCCATTGGCAACCTTGAGCCTCTCTTCAAAGCCGTTTGGCCTGATTGTTGGGGCAAGGAACCCACTACCTGCTCTCATAATTGGATTGCCTCCGTGACATACCTTGAAATCATCGGTATCATGGTTGGccaggctgttgttggt GTTATGGGAGATTGGGTCGGTCGCCGATGGGGCCTCATTCAGGATGCTGCCATCATGTTCGTCGGTCTGCTCATGCTCACTGCCTCATGGGGCCTTACCCTTCAAGGCTGGGTTATCTGTTATGCCTGGTCTCTCTTCTTTTACGGTTTCGGTGTTGGTGGCGAGTACCCCATTAcagcaacttcttctcttgaaGGTGTTTCTTCTGGTGGAAGGATCTCGACTCGTGAAGATCGTCTGCATCGTGGTCGCCGTGTCACCACGGCTTTCCTCATGCAGGGCTGGGGCCAGTTCGTGAACCAGGTTATTCTCATTGTTCTgctcgccatcttcaacaacggCAAGAGTTCGCCTCCCTACAGCAAGTCGGCTGCCCAGTATACTTTCCGACTGTCTTTTGCATTCCCTGCCATCGGTACGCTCTGGCTCCTCTACTATCGTACTTACCGCATGCGCAGCGCTGGTAAGCAGCTCGCTGAGGCAAAGAAGCGCTCTAACGTCACCGGCTATGACGTGAACGCTCTTCGCCACTGCTTTACCAACTTCGGTGGACGTCTCTTTGCTACTGCTGGTACTTGGTTCTGCAACGATGTCTTCTTCTACGGCAACAAGCTTTTCCAGGGTCAATTCATCAAGGTCATCTCTCCTGACAGCAAGTCTATCTTCACCACTTGGACCTGGAACCTTGTCAATATCACCGTCTCCCTGGCTGGCTACTATCTCGcatctcttctcatcgacaacaagaTGTACGGCCGGAAGATGATGCAGCAAGTGGGCTTCTTCATGTGCTTCCTGATGTTCATTATTCCCGCCTTCAAGTTCGACTACTACACCAGTCCTGCGGGAATCCATTCTTTCCAGGCCATGTACTTCATatcgtccttcttcaacCAATTCGGTCCCAACTCGGTCACCTTCCTCGTGGCTGGTGAGGTATTCCCCACGCCCATCCGTGCTACTGCCCACGGCTTCTCCGCCTGTATCGGCAAATCCGGCGCTCTTCTCGCTTCCGTTCTCTACAACTACATTGATGACCAGACTAAATTCTACGTCGTCCCATGGTTTGGTCTCGCTGGCATGCTTCTGACATGGATCTTTCTTCCCGATACTACTGGTCTTGATCTTAAGGAGCAGGAGCGCCGCTGGTACTATATTCGGGATGGCAAGGAGAGTGAGTACCACGGTGTTGCTGTCAACCCTACTCATTTGTCTCTCTGGGAGCGCTTCCGAGGTCTCGGTAAGAGTTACGACCCCGAGGCTGACTGGCGGGCCAAGGTCCAGGATATGCGTACCGAATGGGAGCTTGTCCAGGCCAGCCGCGGTCCTAAGGAGACTGAAGGTGCTATGCCCAATGACGGCGAGTTCTCGCCTGAGATTCACGAATTCTTCAAGCGCTCTAGCCCCAAGCACATTGGTCGTCGCGACGAGTCTCTCATGGTTGACCCAATTAACGAGAAGACGGCTGTGCCGTCTGATGATTCTAATTCGAAGTGA
- a CDS encoding eukaryotic translation initiation factor 3 subunit D gives MADSLDYVKICESCPAGDGWGPAVTTETTLNGVPYAPFSKGDKLGRMADWTAEGKDRERGGRAQYNRNFRDQQVYGSSHAITFNAPPAEDESTFSVVSNVRDSTKSRYGRGAVFTRGRGQRGGQAGARGGRTQLQRGGAGAAGRQGYDRGGRSNAGRGGRRFGWKDYDKPARNRDASINVKAEWKLLEEIDFNRLAKLNLDTDEGEDIDDYGFLYHYDRSYDKQPVKGAEKKLTPIDRAAYNVTTSSDPVIQELAEKDEATIFATDSILSMLMCSPRSVYPWDIVISRQGNKIFLDKRDNAALDMVTVNENAADAPLDAADGSKDTINQPNALAEEATYINHNFTNQVVIESESSKVTMAHGNPFYNSSEDTDPPASKAYKYRRFDLSLNEEEPVHLVVRTEVDAVQRNAISGEDQHVSIHALNEFDSKAQGSGGALDWRSKLVTQRGAVVATEMKNNSCKLARWTVQSILASADVMKLGFVSRLTPRSNDKHVVLGVIGWKPRDFANQMNLSLSNGWGIVRTIADMCLSSESQDAKFVLVKDPNKSILRLYEVPAGSFDDDEEEEIEEPQGEEEQ, from the exons ATGGCGGACTCTCTCGACTACGTCAAGATCTGCGAAAGCTGCCCCGCCGGTGACGGTTGGGGTCCTGCAGTCACCACAGAGACCACCCTCAACGGCGTACCATATGCGCCTTTCTCCAAGGGTGACAAGCTGGGACGCATGGCCGACTGGACTGCCGAGGGCAAGGATAGAGAGAGAGGCGGACGGGCACAGTACAACAGGAATTTCCGAG ACCAACAAGTCTATGGCTCTAGCCACGCCATCACCTTTAATGCCCCTCCCGCCGAGGACGAATCAACATTCTCAGTCGTTAGTAACGTCCGAGACTCGACAAAGTCAAGATACGGCCGCGGGGCCGTCTTCACTCGTGGCCGTGGCCAACGTGGAGGTCAGGCCGGTGCCCGTGGCGGACGAACCCAGCTTCAGAGAGGCGGCGCCGGTGCCGCTGGCCGACAGGGCTACGACCGAGGTGGCCGATCCAATGCTGGTCGTGGCGGTCGCCGCTTTGGCTGGAAGGATTATGACAAGCCTGCTCGTAACCGAGACGCCAGTATCAATGTCAAGGCCGAGtggaagcttcttgaggagaTCGACTTCAACCGCTTGGCTAAGCTGAATCTCGACACCGATGAGGGCGAGGATATTGATGACTACGGTTTCCTCTACCACTATGACCGCTCTTACGACAAGCAGCCTGTCAAGGgcgccgagaagaagcttaCACCAATCGACCGTGCTGCCTACAACGTTACCACCTCATCCGATCCCGTAATTCAAGAGCTTGCCGAGAAGGACGAGGCAACTATCTTCGCCACAGACAGCATTTTGTCCATGCTCATGTGCTCTCCTCGATCCGTTTACCCCTGGGACATTGTCATCTCTCGACAGGGTAACAAGATCTTCTTGGACAAGCGTGATAATGCCGCTCTTGATATGGTGACAGTCAATGAGAATGCCGCCGATGCTCCTCTCGATGCTGCCGATGGTAGTAAGGACACCATCAACCAACCCAATGCCCTCGCCGAAGAGGCCACCTACATCAACCATAACTTCACTAACCAGGTCGTCATCGAGAGCGAGTCGTCAAAGGTCACTATGGCTCACGGCAACCCCTTCTACAACTCCTCCGAGGATACCGACCCTCCTGCCAGCAAGGCCTACAAGTACCGACGCTTCGACCTTTCCCTCAACGAGGAGGAGCCTGTCCACCTTGTCGTCCGAACAGAGGTTGACGCCGTTCAGAGGAACGCCATCAGCGGCGAGGACCAGCACGTCAGCATCCATGCTCTCAACGAGTTTGACAGCAAGGCTCAAGGCAGTGGTGGCGCTCTTGACTGGCGAAGCAAGCTTGTTACCCAGCgtggtgctgttgttgctaCCGAGATGAAGAACAACAGTTGCAAGCTCGCCCGCTGGACAGTGCAGAGCATCCTTGCCAGCGCAGACGTGATGAAGCTTGG TTTTGTTTCCCGTCTTACCCCCCGCTCCAATGACAAGCATGTCGTATTGGGCGTTATTGGCTGGAAGCCCCGCGATTTCGCTAACCAGATGAACCTGTCTCTCTCCAACGGTTGGGGTATTGTTCGCACTATCGCCGACATGTGTCTCAGCAGCGAGAGCCAAGATGCCAAGTTTGTCCTCGTTAAGGACCCGAACAAGTCTATCCTCCGTCTGTACGAGGTGCCTGCTGGCAGcttcgacgatgatgaggaggaggagattgaggagccccagggcgaggaggagcagTAG
- a CDS encoding thioredoxin-like protein, whose product MSTITEITSIPEWEQLLSSVPSTTLVVASFHAPWAAPCAQMATVLSTLASEYPVTEPPTTKWVSINAEDLSDLSETYDVTAVPFLVLLRNGQVVETVSGSSAVKVRTAIETQAKQSGQNAEASAQNGIDTNDAEAEEQDPEKKKEELFKRLGDLVKAAPVMLFMKGTPSSPQCGFSRQLVGLLRDNSVKYGFFNILADDEVRQGLKEFADWPTYPQLWIDGELVGGLDIVKEEMANDAEFLTKYSVSAPAAV is encoded by the exons atgTCTACCATCACGGAAATTACCAGTATCCCCGAGTGGGAGCAGCTGCTCAGTTCTGTCCCTTCCACTACCCTCGTCGTTGCATCGTTCCATGCGCCGTGGGCCGCACCATGCGCGCAAATGGCCACCGTCCTGTCGACCCTCGCTTCCGAATATCCAGTCACCGAACCTCCTACCACAAAGTGGGTTTCCATCAACGCAGAGGATCTGAGCGACCTCAGCGAGACGTACGATGTCACTGCTGTCCCTTTCCTTGTCCTTTTAAGGAACGGCCAAGTTGTCGAGACTGTGAGTGGCAGTAGTGCCGTGAAGGTGCGCACAGCGATCGAGACACAGGCAAAGCAATCTGGTCAGAATGCAGAGGCAAGCGCACAAAACGGTATCGACACCAACGATGCCGAAGCCGAGGAGCAAGAtcccgagaagaagaaggaggagctcTTCAAGCGTCTTGGGGACCTCGTGAAGGCTGCACCCGTCATGCTCTTCATGAAAGGCACACCTAGCTCTCCTCAATGCGGCTTCTCCAGACAATTGGTTGGACTACTTCGCGACAACTCGGTCAAGTATGgtttcttcaacatcctcgccGACGACGAAGTTAGACAGGGGCTCAAGGAATTTGCGGACTGGCCAACATACCCGCAGCTCTGGATCGATGGCGAGCTTGTTGGTGGACTGGATATT GTCAAGGAGGAAATGGCCAATGACGCCGAGTTCCTTACCAAGTACAGCGTCAGCGCTCCCGCAGCTGTTTGA
- a CDS encoding fungal-specific transcription factor domain-containing protein yields the protein MTPTPPSTNSSQGARSPEEQFRVVRKRNRVPLSCYPCRTRKLKCDRSHPCSNCTKREGMGTTSCSYATPVTRKKNQSQGDSSPDDMQNRIDRLEGLVLSLMHGGANVDAASAAAAGAATTQSTTDSGSSAKAGKGDDNAMAYDEEENSDEEEGLATSLGFLKVDTDKGKSLYVGQEHWHTLLADISEVKNYFTSHKKELETSYERVKSSKPMAAREGPTLLLGALPASEIEIRAELPPKSAVLTLCSRYFNSMDNAVNIIHGPTFQQQLKDHWQDPNKTPIMWLGMLYSVLCLAMLSYHKVGDEPPEWRGRTLELANEYRLRTVQCLIKSDYTKPNEYTVETMILYVFGEYSSRWDADLGLWLIVSLIVRIAYRMGYHRDAKWFPSITPFQAEMRRRTWALVRMSDVIFSHQVSLPSMIYENDCDTQLPNNIFDDEFNPSIKELPPSRPSTVATPIAYMIAKSRLCFELGNILQATGQVGKHVPYDEIIRFDAKLRQIMQELPPHLKLTTLEGSHDPVTLIIARFNVDILYQKILCLLHRKYLPRARQSARYAHSRRAAIEASLTALDHLAVLYRESQSNGRLRSVSWFVKSIATKDFTLPAMLIILDLHFDNIAAQSSVPQDDEGASTWNDDQRSKMIGSLETAREIWNTLADTSMEAFKAAKVIDIMLDKIKDPASISSEMPGVPSPMPGLTQGVGTDVSPAMAPGFVSPSSLPDFNATANPFSTPNPAAFMGMDFGMPGSEGLDFQTDGFAGAGPASPFSSMFSNLGANTNAGMDMGANFDWNAFENYTQMANWGADQSFQIYGAGGDQSSPGQTSSLGGRSGSTSQAPGQGGGRDANMQ from the exons ATGACCCCAACTCCTCCTTCGACCAACTCGTCTCAGGGAGCCCGCTCTCCCGAGGAACAGTTCCGCGTTGTGAGGAAGAGGAATCGCGTGCCTCTAAGCTGCTATCCTTGTAGGACACGCAA GTT AAAATGTGACAGAAGTCATCCTTGCAGCAACTGTACGAAGCGCGAGGGTATGGGGACCACCTCATGCTCTTACGCCACGCCGGTTACACGCAAAAAGAATCAAAGTCAAGGAGACTCGAGTCCTGATGACATGCAGAATCGTATTGACCGTTTAGAAGGCTTAGTTTTATCCCTTATGCACGGAGGTGCTAATGTAGATGCTGCATCCGCCGCAGCCGCTGGAGCAGCGACAACACAATCCACCACGGACAGCGGATCTTCCGCGAAGGCTGGAAAAGGAGACGACAATGCAATGGCATatgatgaggaggaaaacagtgacgaagaggagggaCTGGCCACGTCTTTGGGTTTTCTTAAAGTGGACACGGACAAAGGCAAGTCGCTGTATGTTGGCCAGGAACATTGGCATACCCTCCTTGCCGATATATCTGAGGTGAAAAACTACTTCACATCTCACAAGAAGGAGTTAGAAACAAGTTATGAGCGAGTCAAATCTTCAAAACCTATGGCTGCAAGAGAGGGGCCGACACTCCTGCTAGGAGCACTCCCTGCATCCGAGATTGAAATAAGAGCAGAGCTTCCCCCGAAGTCTGCTGTTTTGACGCTCTGCAGTCGATACTTCAACTCCATGGATAATGCTGTCAACATCATTCATGGACCAACATTTCAACAGCAGCTGAAAGACCACTGGCAAGATCCTAACAAGACGCCCATTATGTGGCTTGGTATGCTCTACTCGGTTCTCTGTCTAGCAATGCTGAGTTACCATAAAGTGGGCGACGAACCTCCTGAGTGGAGAGGGCGAACCCTTGAGCTTGCAAATGAATACCGGTTACGCACGGTACAATGCCTGATTAAATCAGACTATACAAAACCTAACGAATATACGGTTGAGACTATGATACTCTATGTATTTGGAGAATATTCGTCTCGATGGGATGCTGATTTAGGGTTGTGGTTAATCGTGTCTCTAATTGTTCGAATCGCGTATCGAATGGGTTACCACCGAGACGCCAAATGGTTTCCGTCAATTACACCATTTCAAGCT GAAATGAGACGGCGGACGTGGGCCCTCGTACGAATGTCGGATGTTATCTTCTCACATCAGGTTTCTCTACCCAGCATGATCTACGAAAATGATTGCGACACCCAACTCCCCAATAACATatttgatgatgagttcaaTCCCAGCATCAAGGAGCTGCCCCCTTCTCGGCCATCGACTGTCGCTACTCCCATCGCCTACATGATTGCCAAGTCAAGATTATGTTTTGAGTTAGGAAACATCCTCCAGGCTACAGGACAAGTTGGCAAGCATGTGCCTTACGACGAGATTATTCGCTTTGATGCCAAACTACGACAGATCATGCAAGAACTACCGCCGCATTTAAAGTTAACGACATTAGAAGGGTCCCATGATCCAGTGACTTTGATCATCGCCAGGTTCAATGTCGATATTTTATACCAGAAGATTTTATGCTTGCTTCACCGCAAATACCTTCCTAGGGCGAGGCAGAGCGCAAGATATGCACACTCTCGGAGAGCTGCAATTGAAGCATCGTTGACCGCACTCGATCATCTGGCAGTATTGTACCGAGAATCACAATCCAACGGAAGGCTGCGCTCAGTCAGTTGGTTTGTGAAGTCGATTGCTACCAAAGACTTTACGTTGCCTGCAATGCTGATCATTCTTGATCTCCATTTTGACAACATTGCCGCGCAGTCTTCAGTTCCCCAAGACGATGAGGGTGCTTCAACTTGGAACGATGACCAACGATCCAAAATGATTGGCAGTTTAGAAACAGCGAGAGAAATTTGGAACACACTTGCAGATACCTCGATGGAAGCATTCAAGGCGGCCAAGGTCATTGATATCATGCTAGATAAGATCAAGGACCCTGCCTCGATCAGCTCAGAAATGCCGGGCGTTCCATCGCCAATGCCAGGCCTGACGCAAGGTGTTGGGACTGATGTTTCGCCGGCTATGGCCCCGGGTTTCGTCTCACCAAGCAGCTTACCCGATTTCAATGCGACGGCCAACCCCTTTTCGACGCCTAACCCGGCCGCCTTCATGGGTATGGACTTTGGCATGCCTGGGTCTGAAGGACTTGATTTTCAAACCGATGGATTCGCTGGGGCTGGTCCAGCTTCTCCTTTCTCCTCCATGTTCAGCAACCTGGGAGCTAACACTAACGCGGGTATGGATATGGGCGCGAATTTTGACTGG AACGCCTTCGAAAACTATACGCAGATGGCCAATTGGGGAGCAGACCAGAGTTTTCAGATATACGGCGCTGGAGGAGACCAGTCATCCCCGGGACAGACCTCTTCGTTGGGTGGTCGTAGTGGAAGCACGTCACAAGCGCCTGGACAAGGAGGTGGCAGAGATGCCAACATGCAATGA